The following are encoded in a window of Geobacter metallireducens GS-15 genomic DNA:
- a CDS encoding response regulator transcription factor — MGKILIVDDDKAFSQFLKRYINQHYPVLKVQICTSPVRALPIISKGDVDLLLVDYEMPVLDGDKVVKYACEVGMDKSRIIVLSSRDADFLHEHFPLGTCLAVMNKYEARQKAVLDMVFSSLQRKAAGR, encoded by the coding sequence ATGGGAAAGATTCTGATCGTTGATGACGATAAGGCGTTTTCGCAATTTCTCAAACGATATATTAATCAGCATTATCCAGTACTCAAGGTGCAGATCTGCACGAGTCCGGTCCGAGCCCTTCCGATAATTAGCAAGGGTGATGTTGATCTGCTTCTGGTTGACTATGAAATGCCGGTGCTCGACGGGGATAAGGTCGTCAAGTACGCATGTGAAGTAGGGATGGACAAGAGCAGGATAATCGTACTTTCCAGCCGTGACGCGGATTTTCTCCATGAGCATTTCCCCCTGGGGACCTGTCTCGCAGTGATGAACAAGTACGAAGCACGGCAGAAGGCCGTGCTCGACATGGTATTCAGTTCACTTCAGCGCAAGGCGGCGGGGAGATAA
- a CDS encoding ABC transporter substrate-binding protein, whose protein sequence is MAAVLTSDMPRYKEAYRAFVKGLAAKGYGEGEVEFVTQTPNPDPISWANSVRKFSALDPDILVTFGAPATISATQEVLRMPIVFVDVYGPVETGISRSMTKAGGNLCGVSSKVPMTTLIKAMMAIRPVKTLGILYNSRERGSYVQMQEIKRLAAQQGFAVLEANVPVASGLDAALTHVLSKSDCLFVSESSVVNRGMDKVMHKAMRAKVPVISLAPDAAGKGALVSLEVSPTEQGQLAANHVAKILSGMKPGDLPILTPRKVDLVINLESAKSLDLQVPFRVLSLATKVIK, encoded by the coding sequence GTGGCGGCTGTCCTTACCAGCGACATGCCGCGGTACAAGGAGGCCTACCGTGCCTTCGTCAAGGGACTTGCCGCCAAGGGATACGGAGAAGGTGAGGTGGAATTTGTGACCCAGACTCCGAACCCGGACCCCATCTCCTGGGCCAACAGTGTCAGAAAATTCAGCGCCCTTGACCCTGATATCCTTGTCACGTTCGGTGCGCCTGCCACAATATCGGCCACACAGGAAGTCCTCAGGATGCCGATCGTGTTCGTGGACGTGTACGGACCGGTGGAAACGGGCATTTCGCGAAGCATGACGAAAGCAGGAGGAAATCTGTGCGGCGTCAGCTCCAAGGTGCCCATGACCACACTCATTAAGGCTATGATGGCCATACGTCCCGTTAAGACCCTTGGTATTCTTTATAACAGCAGGGAGCGCGGTTCTTATGTCCAGATGCAGGAGATCAAGCGACTGGCCGCCCAGCAAGGATTTGCGGTGTTAGAGGCGAACGTGCCGGTTGCTTCCGGTCTCGACGCGGCATTAACCCATGTGCTGTCAAAATCCGATTGCCTCTTTGTCTCCGAGAGTTCCGTTGTGAACCGTGGGATGGATAAGGTAATGCACAAGGCCATGAGAGCTAAGGTTCCGGTCATTTCTCTCGCACCTGATGCGGCAGGGAAGGGGGCCTTGGTATCCCTGGAGGTGAGCCCCACGGAACAGGGACAACTGGCTGCCAACCACGTGGCCAAGATTCTTTCGGGGATGAAACCGGGAGATCTTCCGATTCTTACGCCCCGCAAAGTCGATCTTGTAATCAATCTGGAAAGCGCGAAATCCCTTGACCTTCAGGTTCCGTTCCGTGTATTGAGTCTTGCCACGAAGGTGATCAAGTGA
- a CDS encoding ABC transporter ATP-binding protein, producing MEPKEEGGLFQKLMHGLAGSIFHGEQANSRIDLSDTRGVSIRIENLNKHFGDKHVLRDVNLEIRSGETFAIIGPSGTGKSVLLRHIVKLVRPDNGEIYIDGHPIFAANGEETTANYRYSMVFQSSALFNSLTVGENVGLWLREKRVCKEQRIGEIIREKLAMVGLEGTEELKTSELSGGMKKRVAIARSLAMNPDLILYDEPTAELDPVTTDELANTIIRLKETTKNTTVIVTHDLNFALYVADRIAMMHGGTIVGAGTPAEIKASENPIIKGFIYTTTKGIKG from the coding sequence ATGGAGCCAAAGGAGGAAGGTGGGCTTTTCCAGAAGCTCATGCACGGCCTTGCCGGTTCCATCTTCCATGGCGAACAGGCGAATTCCCGGATTGACCTGAGCGATACCCGCGGAGTATCGATCAGGATCGAGAATCTCAACAAACATTTTGGCGACAAACATGTGCTCAGGGATGTGAACCTGGAGATTCGTTCCGGCGAAACATTCGCCATCATCGGTCCATCGGGAACCGGCAAGAGCGTTCTGCTTCGGCACATCGTCAAACTTGTGCGCCCCGACAACGGCGAGATTTATATCGATGGGCACCCCATATTTGCCGCCAATGGCGAGGAAACGACCGCCAATTACCGTTACAGCATGGTCTTTCAGTCATCGGCCCTGTTCAACTCCCTTACCGTGGGAGAGAACGTGGGACTGTGGCTGCGGGAGAAACGCGTTTGCAAGGAACAGCGGATCGGGGAGATAATCCGCGAGAAACTGGCCATGGTGGGGCTTGAAGGGACCGAAGAGCTCAAAACCTCAGAGCTTTCGGGGGGTATGAAAAAGCGGGTCGCCATTGCGCGGTCCCTGGCCATGAATCCAGACCTGATTCTCTATGACGAGCCCACTGCAGAGTTGGATCCGGTTACCACCGATGAGTTGGCAAATACGATTATCAGACTCAAGGAAACGACGAAAAACACCACGGTCATCGTGACTCACGATCTCAATTTCGCCCTCTATGTTGCCGACCGGATCGCCATGATGCACGGGGGAACCATCGTTGGAGCCGGGACTCCTGCCGAGATAAAGGCGAGCGAAAACCCTATAATCAAGGGATTCATCTATACGACTACCAAAGGGATCAAGGGGTGA
- a CDS encoding ammonium transporter, whose translation MDQLSMATGLKNSTDVLFLMLGAVMVFAMHAGFAFLEVGTVRKKNQVNAFVKILTDWSVSTIAYFMVGFPIAYGISFLVPAGDLMGATQGYDLVHYFFLLCFSACIPAIISGGIAERAKFWPQVFAGALFAALTYPIFESLIWGKNASILQGFFKSIGGAEFHDYAGSVVVHSMGGWLALPAVLTLGPRMGRYIRSKSHPIPISNIPFLALGSWILAVGWFGFNVMSAGHLDKISGLVAVNSLLAMVGGVLAALLAGKNDPGFIHNGALAGLIAVCAGSDIIHPLGAFATGAIASVIFVYGFQIEQERLKIDDVLGVWPLHGIIGSWGGIAAGIFGQPLLGGIGGISFISQLLGTVAAILFALANGFLVYTVLSKTVGIRLSDEEEFAGADLSIHKIGAYPEDHVR comes from the coding sequence ATGGATCAGCTGTCGATGGCGACAGGTCTCAAGAACAGCACCGATGTCCTCTTCCTCATGCTCGGCGCCGTCATGGTCTTTGCAATGCACGCCGGTTTCGCCTTCCTCGAAGTGGGGACAGTCCGCAAAAAGAATCAGGTCAACGCGTTTGTAAAGATCCTGACCGACTGGTCAGTCTCCACCATCGCGTATTTCATGGTCGGCTTCCCCATCGCCTACGGCATATCCTTCCTCGTGCCGGCCGGCGACCTCATGGGCGCCACCCAGGGGTACGACCTCGTTCACTACTTCTTCCTCCTCTGCTTTTCCGCCTGCATCCCGGCCATAATCTCGGGAGGAATCGCCGAACGGGCCAAGTTCTGGCCCCAGGTCTTCGCCGGCGCCCTTTTCGCTGCACTGACCTATCCCATCTTCGAATCTCTCATCTGGGGAAAGAACGCTTCGATTCTTCAGGGGTTCTTCAAGAGTATCGGCGGCGCTGAATTCCATGACTACGCCGGTTCGGTGGTGGTCCATTCCATGGGTGGCTGGCTTGCCCTCCCCGCAGTCCTTACCCTCGGCCCCCGCATGGGAAGGTACATCAGGAGTAAATCCCACCCTATCCCCATCAGCAACATCCCCTTTCTGGCCCTCGGATCCTGGATCCTGGCGGTCGGATGGTTCGGTTTCAACGTCATGAGCGCCGGCCACTTGGACAAGATATCGGGCCTCGTTGCGGTGAACTCCCTTCTGGCCATGGTTGGTGGCGTGCTGGCGGCCCTCCTTGCAGGGAAAAACGACCCGGGTTTCATCCATAACGGCGCCTTGGCAGGACTCATCGCCGTCTGCGCGGGCAGCGACATCATACACCCTCTGGGGGCCTTCGCTACCGGCGCTATCGCCTCCGTTATCTTCGTCTACGGTTTCCAGATCGAGCAGGAGCGACTCAAGATCGACGACGTTCTCGGCGTCTGGCCCCTTCACGGCATCATCGGCTCCTGGGGAGGCATTGCCGCCGGGATCTTCGGCCAGCCTCTTCTCGGCGGCATTGGTGGCATATCATTCATTTCCCAATTGCTTGGCACGGTCGCTGCCATCCTCTTCGCCCTTGCGAACGGGTTCCTCGTCTACACCGTTCTTTCCAAGACCGTCGGCATCCGGCTCTCGGACGAAGAGGAGTTTGCCGGCGCTGACCTCTCCATTCACAAAATCGGCGCCTATCCAGAGGATCATGTGCGCTGA
- a CDS encoding acetoin utilization protein AcuC, with translation MPAKTALIYSNDFSRFSYGDDHPFKIQRIILARELMGMLGLTELPGACIHDCPRADEASLLTFHSPDYLQRLREFSDSDEPRADFRYGLGDLDNPVFKGFYDWAILGVGGTMEAARLVTEEGYDIAFTMAGGWHHAHRSKASGFSYLNDAVIAINTLVAKGLRVAYLDIDAHHGDGVQEAFYDTDQVLTVSIHESGIYFFPGTGFEDEIGRGQGRGYSVNVPLVAHTDDALFMKAFDEVAYPLIAAYNPDVLVTQLGVDTFRTDPLTRLEITTHSYTYILRKLKALKIPWVAVGGGGYNMINVARGWTLAWGIMNGVELPPKLPAQFVDMIAPMGHPNRMLLDAMHWAEEDDRNRALDAVERSIAAIRETVFPVIIGNYAAAAGE, from the coding sequence TTGCCTGCCAAGACCGCCCTCATATACTCGAACGACTTCAGCCGGTTCAGTTACGGTGACGACCATCCGTTCAAGATCCAGCGTATCATTCTTGCCCGCGAGCTCATGGGCATGCTGGGACTCACGGAGTTGCCCGGCGCTTGTATCCATGACTGCCCGCGTGCGGACGAGGCATCCCTTCTCACGTTTCATTCCCCGGACTATCTACAGCGGCTCCGGGAATTCAGCGATTCCGACGAACCTCGCGCAGACTTCCGGTATGGTCTGGGAGATCTGGACAACCCGGTCTTCAAGGGATTCTATGACTGGGCAATACTCGGCGTCGGAGGGACCATGGAGGCCGCCCGACTCGTGACCGAGGAGGGGTACGACATCGCCTTCACCATGGCAGGGGGGTGGCACCACGCCCACCGGAGCAAGGCATCGGGTTTCTCGTATCTGAATGACGCAGTTATCGCCATTAACACGCTTGTTGCGAAGGGATTGCGGGTTGCGTACCTGGACATCGACGCCCACCACGGCGACGGGGTTCAGGAGGCCTTTTACGATACCGACCAGGTCCTGACCGTCTCTATCCACGAGAGCGGCATCTATTTTTTCCCCGGCACCGGCTTCGAGGACGAGATCGGTAGGGGGCAGGGGAGGGGATACTCGGTGAATGTTCCCCTCGTGGCCCACACCGACGACGCTCTGTTCATGAAGGCCTTTGACGAAGTGGCCTATCCCCTGATCGCCGCCTACAACCCCGATGTTCTGGTAACCCAACTCGGCGTTGACACGTTTCGCACCGACCCCCTCACGCGCCTCGAAATAACCACCCACAGCTACACCTATATCCTGCGCAAGCTGAAGGCGCTGAAAATTCCGTGGGTGGCAGTGGGTGGCGGCGGATATAACATGATCAACGTTGCCCGGGGATGGACCCTTGCCTGGGGGATCATGAACGGCGTGGAACTGCCGCCGAAGCTGCCGGCCCAATTCGTGGATATGATCGCGCCCATGGGACATCCGAACCGGATGCTTCTTGACGCCATGCACTGGGCAGAGGAGGATGACCGGAACCGGGCCCTCGACGCGGTGGAGAGGAGTATCGCTGCCATTCGGGAAACGGTCTTTCCCGTGATTATCGGAAATTATGCCGCGGCTGCCGGGGAATAG
- a CDS encoding MtrB/PioB family outer membrane beta-barrel protein gives MIRRGYIAKFVMMVVCLWAATAVAAGSDEAVSDSGTTGQPPAVEGVTEEQTFEEPPEPPPEPPPEQPLQNMEIETHRIAEASAGYRFVGTRDSGVRAAEYDYLHSSLAGGARLTHLGKDLKLDVDGAFLNTEDYFANLMADYGGYYRLTARTESLFHNLDHVTSDLGIFDDPDRAARYGVSTRRDSIQFRYKLHDYPIHLNLSHWLIDREGTQQRRYADFSFEDYYHNILIPTEPPIVPGSKLYFRSRSVKQVSSEGTAGFDAHLGPVNVVYSFLFREFDNGESTPIHEYKALTGPSEHNEDPESRYYSHTVKLYTSPAGGITGAASYTHGRRENLSSLTSVVGAANVKDTIQNAAGDFTYSPCAWFTTAIKYRHLTIDRDTPSTLFIPSLSTQTVTLRQGIDTRKDTISANLTIRPNMLMSVNGEYQGIFQHRSNTGTTDPKTMWNLPEDSDTHKGILTVLFRPIKGFRLRGLYEYTTTNNPLYDSDPEQKHEGRLLATYTNSSRWGASANYRIAREWNDRISRTTHPELLDSPETYVLPRDRNFVHASVGFWVSPIDRFTVSGNFGYLRTRAEQAVLFATVFNGMNAATEYVSQGEIYSVNAAYHASEQLDLSLAYQLVHSRSTFKPGRTTSDGTPTDGISELSRIKTVEHSLSARADYRLMKHFGCSLDYTYRAYDNRLSSEGDGAVHEVTALLKTSW, from the coding sequence GTGATAAGGCGGGGATACATAGCAAAATTCGTGATGATGGTGGTGTGTCTTTGGGCTGCGACGGCCGTTGCGGCGGGAAGCGACGAGGCCGTTTCTGACAGCGGAACCACTGGTCAGCCACCCGCCGTCGAAGGTGTGACCGAAGAGCAAACTTTCGAGGAACCCCCCGAGCCCCCCCCCGAGCCCCCCCCCGAGCAACCCCTCCAGAACATGGAGATCGAGACCCATCGCATTGCGGAGGCTTCAGCCGGCTATCGCTTTGTTGGCACCCGCGACAGCGGCGTCAGGGCTGCTGAGTACGACTATCTTCATTCGAGCCTTGCGGGTGGAGCGCGCTTGACGCATCTTGGCAAGGACCTGAAGCTCGATGTGGACGGCGCCTTTCTCAATACCGAGGACTACTTCGCCAACCTCATGGCCGATTACGGCGGGTACTACCGGCTGACCGCGCGGACCGAATCGCTCTTCCATAACCTGGATCACGTGACGAGCGATTTGGGTATTTTCGATGATCCTGATCGTGCTGCACGTTACGGCGTCTCCACCCGGCGGGACTCTATCCAGTTTCGCTACAAACTCCACGATTACCCTATCCATTTGAATCTGAGCCACTGGCTCATTGACCGGGAAGGTACGCAGCAGCGCCGCTATGCTGATTTTTCATTTGAAGATTACTATCACAATATCCTTATCCCGACTGAGCCTCCTATTGTTCCCGGGTCAAAACTCTACTTCAGGTCACGCAGTGTTAAGCAGGTGTCCTCCGAAGGGACGGCTGGCTTCGACGCCCATCTGGGGCCGGTCAACGTCGTCTATTCCTTCCTCTTCAGGGAGTTTGACAACGGGGAGTCAACGCCTATCCATGAATACAAAGCGCTGACAGGCCCTTCCGAGCACAACGAAGACCCGGAAAGCCGCTACTATTCCCACACCGTAAAGCTTTACACGTCACCAGCAGGGGGGATTACCGGCGCAGCCTCCTATACGCATGGCAGGAGGGAGAACCTTTCTTCGCTGACGTCGGTTGTCGGAGCTGCTAATGTCAAGGACACAATCCAGAATGCAGCGGGCGATTTCACTTACTCTCCCTGCGCGTGGTTCACGACTGCCATCAAATACCGACATCTCACTATCGATCGCGATACACCGTCAACGCTGTTTATTCCCTCTCTGTCGACCCAGACGGTAACACTCCGCCAGGGTATTGATACGCGAAAGGACACCATTTCGGCAAACCTGACCATCCGGCCCAATATGCTCATGAGCGTCAATGGCGAATATCAGGGTATCTTTCAGCACCGCAGCAACACCGGAACGACAGATCCCAAGACGATGTGGAATCTTCCCGAGGATTCCGATACCCATAAGGGAATCCTGACGGTACTGTTCCGCCCCATCAAGGGATTTCGGCTCAGGGGCCTTTACGAGTACACCACCACCAACAATCCCCTCTACGATTCCGACCCCGAACAGAAACATGAAGGGAGACTTCTCGCCACCTACACGAATTCCAGCCGATGGGGCGCGTCGGCAAACTATCGCATTGCCCGGGAATGGAACGATCGCATCTCCCGGACCACTCACCCTGAACTCCTCGATAGCCCCGAGACCTACGTTCTTCCTCGCGACCGGAATTTCGTGCATGCGTCCGTCGGCTTCTGGGTAAGCCCCATCGACCGGTTCACGGTAAGCGGCAATTTCGGATACTTGCGGACCAGGGCTGAACAGGCAGTCCTCTTTGCCACCGTTTTCAATGGTATGAATGCCGCAACCGAATATGTCTCCCAGGGCGAAATCTATTCCGTAAACGCCGCATACCATGCCTCCGAGCAACTCGATCTCTCCCTTGCGTATCAGCTGGTCCATTCCCGCTCGACGTTCAAGCCTGGCAGGACTACCTCGGACGGTACTCCTACCGACGGAATCAGTGAGCTTTCGCGGATAAAGACCGTGGAACATTCCCTGTCGGCCCGCGCTGACTACCGGCTAATGAAGCATTTTGGCTGTTCGTTGGATTATACTTACCGTGCATACGACAATCGGTTGTCTTCCGAAGGTGACGGAGCGGTTCATGAGGTTACCGCCCTACTAAAGACTTCGTGGTAA
- a CDS encoding DmsE family decaheme c-type cytochrome, whose amino-acid sequence MLNTISGIFTAAVVTTGALLLSSCAELKQDRPLLPVREYERMIVGRLDAEYVGTDNCVSKCHKHEKIADDFRHSLHGEQIKPETGLPLVNCESCHGPGSLAIEKLGDNVEENDEKKVKCDTSTFLDIHNLPTPAQSLICLKCHAAASSPTLAHWTGSVHALNDVGCFDCHKLHRSPRQKVTREETAELCYGCHTEIKAENSLFSHHPIREKKIACTDCHDPHGSVQPHLLKGSTPKELCTRCHMEKQGPFAFEHGDVTENCATCHSPHGSVNNHLLNAAMPFLCLQCHGGHVVTLMPNDPVDKRLFNNRCTDCHSQIHGTDIPAGANNNRGNFLR is encoded by the coding sequence ATGCTCAACACAATTAGCGGTATTTTCACTGCTGCCGTCGTGACGACGGGCGCCCTTCTGCTCTCATCCTGCGCTGAGCTCAAGCAGGACCGTCCCCTGCTGCCGGTCCGCGAATACGAGCGGATGATCGTGGGGCGCCTCGACGCCGAGTATGTGGGAACCGACAACTGCGTCTCCAAATGCCACAAGCACGAGAAGATTGCCGATGATTTCAGGCACAGTCTGCACGGCGAGCAGATAAAGCCGGAGACCGGCCTTCCGCTCGTCAACTGCGAGTCGTGCCATGGCCCTGGGAGTCTTGCCATAGAAAAACTCGGCGATAACGTGGAAGAAAATGACGAAAAAAAGGTGAAGTGCGACACAAGCACGTTCCTTGACATCCACAATCTCCCGACACCAGCCCAGTCACTCATCTGCCTCAAATGCCACGCGGCCGCCTCGTCGCCGACCCTGGCCCACTGGACCGGAAGCGTTCATGCCCTGAACGACGTTGGCTGCTTTGACTGCCACAAACTACACCGAAGCCCTCGCCAGAAGGTGACCAGGGAGGAGACCGCAGAGCTCTGTTATGGCTGCCATACGGAGATCAAAGCCGAGAACAGCCTCTTTTCCCACCATCCGATCAGGGAGAAGAAGATTGCCTGCACTGACTGCCATGATCCCCATGGCTCCGTGCAACCCCATCTCCTCAAGGGAAGCACCCCCAAGGAGCTCTGTACCCGTTGCCACATGGAGAAGCAGGGGCCCTTCGCCTTCGAGCACGGCGATGTGACCGAGAATTGCGCCACCTGCCACTCACCACACGGTTCGGTCAACAACCATCTCCTCAATGCCGCCATGCCGTTTCTCTGCCTCCAGTGCCACGGGGGGCATGTGGTTACGCTGATGCCGAATGATCCTGTAGACAAGCGTCTGTTCAACAACCGCTGCACCGACTGTCACTCACAGATCCATGGGACCGACATACCGGCGGGGGCCAATAATAATAGGGGCAACTTCCTCCGGTAG
- a CDS encoding tetratricopeptide repeat protein, with translation MHAQTKDLTPIKGIRYYYPPDDAVLVFKDEKERIHYGGMPVPLLEDDFARLDGEPSYDEVGRGVYQALRSNPDCILCDKYAALLRDAYPHYLAELASNAIMIDSKDVEVPYLDRKIACLKVLALLEPQNPALPLEIGRVFLDRGMRLSALHLSTVSIYRAEHFLNRAHTLAPDDRNINRYLGEAYYLLGKYDEAVGFWRKATTTDEPEAERLRERIERISAGNVPLIPPVDYLEAIGAAFACNQTGEYEESIAILQDILMDPVFSEEFPIPEIHCVIGKGFTALDMPKYAEAEFRQALVMDPAHEEARALLATIAAA, from the coding sequence ATGCACGCGCAAACGAAAGACCTCACCCCCATCAAGGGAATTCGCTACTATTACCCACCCGATGATGCCGTTCTGGTTTTCAAGGACGAGAAGGAGCGGATACATTACGGCGGCATGCCGGTGCCGCTGCTGGAGGATGACTTTGCCAGGCTGGACGGAGAGCCATCCTACGATGAGGTTGGCCGTGGGGTTTACCAGGCCCTTCGGAGCAATCCCGACTGCATCCTCTGCGACAAATATGCGGCACTCCTCAGGGACGCCTATCCCCACTACCTGGCCGAGTTGGCCAGCAATGCCATCATGATCGACAGCAAGGACGTGGAAGTTCCCTATCTCGACCGCAAGATCGCCTGCCTGAAGGTTCTTGCCCTTCTGGAGCCGCAAAATCCGGCTCTCCCCCTTGAGATCGGCAGGGTCTTTCTTGATCGGGGGATGCGGCTTTCGGCCCTCCATCTTTCCACCGTCAGCATCTATCGGGCCGAGCACTTCCTCAACCGGGCCCATACCCTCGCACCGGACGACCGCAACATCAATCGTTACCTGGGAGAGGCGTACTACCTTCTCGGCAAGTACGACGAGGCGGTCGGTTTCTGGCGAAAGGCCACGACAACTGACGAGCCGGAAGCGGAGCGGCTGCGGGAGCGCATTGAACGGATTAGCGCCGGGAATGTTCCCCTGATTCCCCCTGTTGATTATCTGGAAGCAATCGGAGCGGCCTTTGCATGTAACCAGACCGGAGAGTACGAAGAGTCTATTGCCATTCTTCAGGATATCCTGATGGATCCGGTATTTAGCGAGGAGTTTCCCATCCCTGAGATTCACTGCGTCATCGGTAAGGGATTCACGGCCCTCGACATGCCGAAGTACGCCGAGGCGGAATTTCGCCAGGCCCTTGTGATGGATCCGGCTCACGAGGAGGCCCGAGCTCTCCTTGCCACGATCGCTGCTGCGTAG
- a CDS encoding response regulator gives MVQKKQLGDLLVEAGIITVKTIERALERQKGSGKRLGQVLEEMGVITGEELIDALSKQLGIKTVKGFVDYAFPPELLSLVPQDMAVQRLVFPLKLKENMLALALNDPFDQDTVDFLAKKHRLKVVPILATRQELLAAIEKHYLHGKMKDVQRQKVLVVEDTLPVATVIQVALLKEGYDVLVTHDGVDGLKSAVTEKPDMILTDATMPRMDGFGLLRALRTNPATADIPVILITSKATGEDEQRALEAGFLDFIAKPVQPIRIVTRVKRAFELTKRYK, from the coding sequence ATGGTACAGAAAAAGCAACTGGGCGACCTGCTGGTGGAGGCGGGAATCATAACCGTCAAGACCATTGAGCGGGCCCTGGAGCGCCAGAAGGGGAGCGGAAAACGACTTGGTCAGGTTCTCGAGGAGATGGGGGTCATCACCGGTGAGGAACTGATCGATGCCCTGTCGAAACAACTCGGCATCAAAACGGTGAAGGGGTTTGTCGATTACGCATTTCCGCCGGAGCTGCTCTCCCTCGTCCCCCAGGACATGGCGGTACAGCGGCTTGTTTTTCCCCTCAAACTGAAAGAGAACATGCTGGCCCTGGCCCTGAACGATCCCTTTGATCAGGACACCGTCGATTTCCTGGCCAAGAAGCACCGGCTCAAAGTGGTGCCGATCCTTGCCACGCGGCAGGAGCTTTTGGCCGCCATAGAGAAGCACTACCTCCATGGCAAGATGAAGGACGTGCAACGACAGAAAGTCCTCGTGGTGGAAGATACCCTCCCCGTGGCTACCGTCATTCAGGTGGCGCTTCTGAAAGAAGGGTACGACGTTCTGGTGACCCATGACGGGGTTGACGGACTCAAGTCGGCCGTGACCGAAAAACCCGACATGATTTTAACCGACGCAACCATGCCGCGCATGGATGGCTTCGGCCTCCTGCGTGCTCTGCGCACAAACCCGGCCACCGCCGACATTCCCGTCATCCTCATCACCTCCAAGGCCACCGGCGAAGATGAACAACGGGCGTTGGAGGCCGGTTTTCTGGACTTCATCGCCAAACCGGTCCAACCAATCAGAATTGTTACTCGGGTCAAGCGGGCCTTCGAGCTGACGAAGCGTTACAAGTAA